GCAGGACATGGTCAACGCGTAACACTATGGGCTTTTAAAGGCTATGCAAAAACATACTTGGGGTGAGATGAGTCCGTCCCTTATAAGGTTTCAGTTTGCGCCTTCGTGAGCTAATTGACCCTCTGTGGGCTCGCGTCAAAGCTCGCGTTCTCCGCCCCTTTCTAGGTGTGATAATGTCGATCATTATTGAGCTGAGGGTTCGATCAACGCCCCACAGTTCGTAGGCTAGCTGAATATCCGTCCAACCAGCGCTTGAAACTGCTGAGCATGTAGGGACACGAGGGATCAGCCATCTCCACCATGCACATCCCTCCTTTTTCCAAGTCAAAAAGTCCCCATCAGACTTTTCGCATCACTTGATTATCATATGCAGTGGTTCGCCAAAGACCAAGCGTCACATTTGGTTGGTTTAATGACACCTCAATAGGTTCAAAGAAAGTTGTGACAGCGGCGTGcatagtatagtatagaACTTTGTTTGGTACAGTGACATCACGAGACTGAAAACATCGACTTCCAACATGGGTCAAACCTCTCAAATTACACCGTATTATAACGTTTCAATTGCAGTCAATTACACGTATTGAATCAGGCGTTATCTTAGGATTCTATAAAATCACCGCAATATAATATCATTATTACCGAAGAGTAGGTATTAGGATTGTCATACTATTACATGACTTAGATCGTCTATGGCCCATGCCATTGAAACCCACTGACGgtgttgatttcttcaacGGATCTACCCGTCCTGTTATTCTCCATACCAACCATCCATGACTACTCGAGGCAGCCAGTAAATCACTTAGATTATCGCCATTCTATCTTTGATTCGAAACTCAGCGCCCTTTTCACTCAGAAACCGCGCCATGGGCGATGGCTGTTGCGGCGATGGAAAGCCGTGTTTCCATCTCAGTTTGATCGGCGCACCAGCAGCCAGTGGAACCTGGTCTTTGAAATACTAGCGCATGCAACTGCACAATTTAGGAAGCGCTGAACCCGCCTCAGAATCTTGATCATTGTTCGCAGATACCCATTCTAATATCTTTTTGCCCTCATCATAGATTCAATTCATGGCTGCGTCATCTGCCGACGCCATGATATTGGCTTTCCTCTTGAAGCAAATACTCAATCAGGAAGATATCATTTGTGGTTCGTTCATCCTCACTGAGCTAATCGTCCTCTATATTGTGATATACTGCTGCAAGGTGCATTACAGTATTcctgacgaagaagaagccgatACACTCGCATCGTTCTCAACCAGGAACCTCGCCATCGAAACCCGATCCTTCGATGCAGCGAATATCAACGGGATCCTACTGTAGCTGCTCACATCATTGATACCAAGGTCGTATTTCTCAATATCTACATTACAATGTCGACCTTGCCTGCTTCGGCTGCGCGGTGCAAAACTGAAGGACTCGTATTACCTCTGGCGTCGATATCTGCACCTTCAGCTACAAGAGTCCTTACCATGGAAAGGTCACAGCCCCACGAGACTCTATGCAAGAGCGTTTCATCGCGTCCATCTCGCTAGTACACATTCGATCCAGCTCTCAGAACGGATAAAAGACCTTGGCCATTTTTCATGTCCGCTGTGTACCAAAACGGCAATTTTCCTGCCCATCTGGCTACATTCACGTCAGCTCCTGACTCATTTAGACATCACCAACACAGAAACGGCGTTCAGATCTCAACTGTCCAGTGCATAATGCAGAGGGGTGATCTGATGGAGCCCTGAAGCGTTCGCAGTTCCTCTAAGGTCAGCAGCTTTATATTATCCAACTGCTCCCCCTTGGTAATATAGCAAAGCGCAGTCATCCCTTGAAAAGCTAGATCTATTTGAGTCTTAGCCTTGAAGCTTCCATTGAGTGCGAATATAGTAGAGGACTCGTGTGTTGTATTTAGCAGCATCATGGAGCTCTCTCTCGTTGAATTCGCTCGGCCAGGGGTGAACGTGATTTAGATAAAAAGATTAATGTCTGTAGGTGTCCTTGCATGAAATAATGGCTGCTGTCCTCTCAGAGAGCTCGGTTGTACCCATCTGGAGACTCTCCGCACTTGAGGAGAGATTGAGCGGCGGGCACATGATTATTCTTAATAGCGGCAAGGTGTTTATCGTTCTCTTCTGAGGTCAGGGTCGCTCACCATGGCTAACTAATGGCCAGGAGTCTGAGGAGCCATAAAAGCGCtcagaggaagagagaagaagttAGAAGGAACAGGTTCTTGTATGATAATAAGAATTGTTTCAATAGTTAGGCTCTAGCAGATTAACAGAactttgattgattgattggttaAAAAACTAACTTAGCTCTGTAGAGGTTGACTCTTAGTAGAACTGCTTTCCCACATACCATGGCCTCTCGTATCTGCCGTGTAGAGGACGCCCAAGGACACTAAGTACGGCGCTGATACCCCTTCTCAATTGCCAAATACTAGAGAAACCACCTTTATTGTCCTTTTTGAAGATTACTGAGCATATGAATGTGTCTTCTATATCAATATCGTCTTACCTCGTACAGTGATAAGCTTATTATTTCAAGAAAGGTGACTTGAAATGTTTTGTTGGTATCATCCCGCTCGAGACTCCTTACCACATCCTTTGCGACACCATCAAACAACAGTATATTCGAACACACATCTTTGACATTTTATGACACCTGATAGTACGTGCTTCCTTCTCATCTGTGCGTCTTATGTCCTTTCCGCACGGAATTCTTCACTAGAATCAAGGGCATGTTTCCCTATATATTCGACTTCCCAAGTTGAACCGTCCACGAAAAGCAACCTCATCATTTTAACACAACTCCTCCTAAACGCTCACTTCTACCAGATGACCTCCCTTCAAAAGCCAATTAAAACCCACACCCAAGACCAAGAATCCACCAAGCCCTCAGCACCCAATCCTTCCACTTGAAGAACAAATCGCCGATAAACCTATGATCATCCAACTCAACCCTTTCCCTCATCAAGTGCCTATCCTCATCGTTCATGATATAGTAAAATTTCTCTAATATGATAATCTTCGAATGGCAAAAGGTACGACAAAAGGGTTGTGATCGGTCTTGGGAGATATACATGGAGGAACATACGTATGGGATATGATCTTGCAATACAGGGTGCCATGACTTATACTTTCTTTATATAGTTCGATATCCTTGTCCCACTTTAATCATGCAATAAGATGGCTACGTAGATTATTTCCAGTGCTTAGCGACTCTTGAAGGTGTGTTGGATGACTCTGGTGGTCAAGGTTttattgaagatgaagtgtgAGCTTAATCTATACGGGATACTTGAGGGTTAGGATTCAGGGAGACCTTACCATCTATTGTCGGTCAATTCTTACaagctctttcttcatgtCGGTACAACACAACATTCCAATTTTCCGACGAGTTAACATCGTTTGTACCATGGTTAACGTGATGTTACGAGAAACTAGGTCATTTAGCGACCATGGTCGAGATACATCTGGTACAGTTGTTGGTGAGATGATTTCTTCTTATATACACTGTGCGCTGGAACTTCAATAGTTTTATAAGGGCAGCCGTTTCTCATTATACCATAATCAGCTTAAATTACTCAGATGTCCGAGAAGCTCATATGCTAACGTATCTTCTATTTACTCTTAAGCTGCTAATTTATAGCCAAGGTTTACAAGAAGAACCGATCGAAGCATCAGGGTTTACATTGGTATAATTACATATCGTCTTGCACCCACCTCACCATCCTTCACATTCCACAATCAACCAGGCAAGATATAAAGACACAAGTATGTTCTATCATTTCAAACCCGAAACGAATAACCAGCGAACGGGATACAAGCGACTTAGAGCCATATCGGTAACCATCGTCAGTGTAAGTGAAACGCAGTAGATGGTGCAAGGGAATCTCACTGACCAGATTTACTCCAAAAAGAAGATGTCCCAGGCCCGACCCAACCACCCAGCCACGGGGCCCCGGAAAGCTAGAAGGTTAGTTGCTGTGAGGCTAATACTCCAGGCCCGCCCAACCTACCCAACCAAACCTGGAGGCTAATGTGAGCAAACATTATCCCAGGCCcgcccaaccacccaaccaTGGGGCCCCGGAGAGCTAAAGGTTAGTGCTGTGAGGTTATTACTCCAGGCCCTTCCCAACCTACCCACCAAGGCCAAGACAGTCGCAGAAGTAGATGAACCTCGAGATAACACTCTCTGGTTAACATAAGATGGAGATAGAAAAGGATAAGGAGGCCATTTTAATCACAATATTTTGATTGAAATAAGGATGTCCCAGGCCCgacccaaccacccaaccaCGGGGCCCCGGAGAGCTAGATGTTAGTGCTGCGAGGTTAGTACTCCAGGCCCGCCCAGCCTACACATCCAACCGAACCAAGGCCGAAGGCCAATGTGAGCTATCCCAGGCCCGCCCAGCCACCCAACCACCGAAACCCGGGAAAGCTAAATGTTAGTCGACGGTGagaagagagcgaggaaAGGGGGTCTATCAAGTGTGGTCAGTTAGAATAGTcttgagaaagaggagtaTCACTTACAGCTTGTACATCGCAGAATCCCAACGGCCAGCGGCTCCGGAGCGGATTCATACAATGAAAAGCTACACGATGCAGAGATGAGGGAGGTGTAGGTGTAGTGGAGCGTAGAGAGCGAGGAAAGGGGGAGTGGCTAATAAACACAGTCAGCAAGACCAAcgcggagaaggaagagtgTCACGTACAGCTTCTTTCGCCAGCAGAGGAATTCCAACAGTCTGCAGCCTGAAGGAATCCATGCTTAACGGAAGCCCTCTAGGGtgcagagaagaggagaggaaatgaaggtGCGAAGAAGTAGGAACAGCCACGCAGCAACGTCCAGACCCTACACGAAGTCGGGCTCGACACCCAACCGGATGGCTGATCTTCGCACTTCCAGTTCAGCGCACTGAGTAAAGTGGACGGATGTGTCGTTGATCGGCAATCTAGTCGGTTGTAATGATCTAGTCGATGCTGTTTAGGCtgtgggagaaaggaagaagatgggggGTGATAGTGGTGTTAAGGCtgtgatgaggaggttgaagaaggaagaaaaaagagacagggagaggaaagaagaaacagaagggGGGCGGCAGGCAGCCACCTTCATTCACAACTGTGACGGCCTGTTGACGCGATTGTGTGGTGGAAGAGCCTGAGGGCAACAGTGAATAGTATACTGGTTGCCCTTTCGGGGAAATTCCATTCACAGCACTACGCAAGGATGGCATATCCCAGAAAAAATAcataaattaaaatttagAGTAAATTATAAGTATCACAAGGCCAggtagaaagagaaggagtaAAAGAAGCTTTAAGTCAAAAGGTATTTTCCATTGCTAATGCACGGTATCTATAGAGAAGACTCGCATCAAGACGGACTAAGGAACAACAAAGCATAATCAAGAGAACAGGCATAGAGCATGAAGAAGCAGTATGAAAcactttttttctgttttcctATCAGAGGTTCCCCTTGTCCAGCCAtaagaaaatgaagacaGTAGTCGAATAGCAAATGGTATAAACTTCGTCATACGTACGGAGCAGATACATGCCGCCGACGTCTACGATCAATCATCACTGTAGAGTCCTAAGCGAGAGCGGGGCCCCCAGCCAgtatcctttccttcatgaTAACCCGTCGTTATTGGCCATGATCATAGATTCTTCTAACGTCTCGTAACAAGAGAAGCGGCATTCATCGGGGATAGATGGTAAATGAGAAGCGCCCCATGTCGTAAACGCTTCAAACAGTGTACTTGGCCTTCGCCCTCGTGCTACCGCTGTGTGCACTGTCTGTGTGTCCAGAGAACTCCACAACGTCCGCCTCGTTCAGACGCAAGACTTCCTTGAACCGGCGGCCGATGGATTCGAGAACGTCCTTGCCCTGAGCAGGTGTGCGGGAACTCTTGTCTCCCGGAATGCTCTTGCCCACAGTCCGTGTCCACAGACCGACACGGTAGAAACCCTTACGCACATTCACAACGACTCCCATAACCTCGCTGTCGCCATCATTTTCGAGAGTCTCACCAATGGCTGCCAGTTGGGCGTGCAGCCACAGATCGTCGATAGGTACAGAACGCTTGTCTTTGAACGAATACGACCACTTGCCGCCGTGCTTGTTCTGAGGGTCTTCCCACTCAGGCCGGATACCCTTTTTGAAAAGATGGTAGTCTGCTTTGAGGCCCAACTCAGAGGTCGGCGTGATGTTGTTCTGATGGTAAGTAACAAGGGTCAGCCACCACCAAATTGAATGATAACAGGAGTGTGGCATACGTAGATTCCCCAGAATTCCTCAACCGAGTTAAATGTGACAACTTCCTTCAACAGGTCGTTCCAGTTATCGCCCTGTGAGTCGAACAAAACCGTTAGCGTCGGTGGTCTTCAGGCCACTGGCGGGTCAGACTGCGTACCTTGCCGCTAGGAGGCTTGGTGAACCACAGGGTCCACTCGTGCATGAGAGGATGCTTCACGTTGAAGTTCTCAGGGTCGTGGAACACTGTGATGTTGTCGCCATTTGTCTTCTCGgtctcctccttctgctcgGGGGCGGCAACGGTGGGCGCGGTGTTCTCGTCGTTCACCGGTACGGGACCGTTTTCAGCAACAGCGGCCATGGTGGATGTGAAATAATCGAGATTATAGAGAGATTAAAGTCAAGCGAAAATTATACGAGTGACGTTGCGGTGATCAGAGTGCCGAGGACGTCGTCGGAGGGGTGAGGGAAAAGTCTCGGTGGGTGAAGGCAAATTTTGTGTTTAAGGTGGGAAAAGCCGACAGGAAAGAGCAACCCGGATAAACTGGGGCAGTATCGAAAGCGATTCGTGCGCGGCGATCCTTTGAATTTAAGATTAAATCGTCTGCTCCGGGCAGAACCACGGTGTCTATCGTCTTCTAAAAGGGGTGTAGGTGAACCTGTGGAAGGGACGATATGAAGTTTTGAAGCGTTTGGAGATGCGGCAGCTTGACGACAGTGCAACTTTACCCGTTTGGGCCACGGTTCCTTTCTAGGCCTCTTATAGGCTGATGCGGCTCTCCCCAAAACCCCAGCCCTAATAATCGATCTGATCAATAAGTCAATGCGGATTGAGGACAAACCGATCCATTGAATCTgagaggaacaagaaaagtAGTTTCTAATTATAACCCTTGAAATCTATGTACCCGCAAGAATAGCAACAATAACGGTCACCATACGATCCGCTCTAATCCAGCACGCTCTACTTTTTACCCGAAATGTTCTAGATGTTGCGCCCCAAATTTtggaacaaaaggaaagcaaaatcCTGAAAGATAATGGAAAGTCAAGAAAGACCTCTATGACCCCGGAAAAATTcggaaaaaaaagtcttcGGTGTATCAGCTATACAATCAATGGGTATCTCTAAACGTAAGGTCTCCAAACAGTTGGAAAGAAGGGATTCGCTTATTTATCGCCGCTATTGATCATGCTGAGAAGGCAATTCCAACCTAAAAGTAGCAATGTCAGTGCTATACAAAACCTTCACTGAAAATAAGTGGCACATACCCAAGCTGACCAGGTTTACAACAAGCACACGATATTCCAGTGGCACGATGGAGAAGTTAACACCCTGAACAAGAGGCCAGATGGTCAAGTTGGCCTTGTAGCTGGGAAGGAAGCTGTTACGCCATTTCTCAATAGGGTCCGACCCTTCCATGATAGCCATGGAGGTCAAGAAGCAGGTAAGATGGGTAGGAGTAAATAAGCACTGGTCTGCGGCAACCCGGGCGACGATGGTTGCCTTGCTATTCTTCAGAACCACATTCCGTTGAAGAAAGCCGAACCAGGTTGTAGCAGCGGGACCAAAGATAGCTAATGAGATGAGTAAAACAGACAACTCACCAAGATATGGTAAATGACCTACCTCCTCCGTATAGAGCCATGCGACCGGTTCTGGCAAAGTCATGCTTCTCAAGCCCCTTGCGATCAACTACCTGCTGAGCGAGCACATCACCGCTACCAAAGAGCACCTGTGCGCAAGTCAGAAACAAGACGAATGATGAAAATCGGAAACACAATCATACAGCGCTGGTCACACTGGCCGTGAGAATGGGCTGCTTAGCTAACTTTGCCTGATACCTGGATTGAGAGATAAAGTTTTAGCGTCAGGAACCGGGAAGAATGTGGTCGGGGAGACATACCAACGAAACATGTTGCCAACAAGAGGACTAAGAGTCAATTGAACAGAATAAAGCTCAATTGGGTACGGCGATGGCTCTcacaggaaagaaaaatgttgACAGCAGAATGGGGGATGGAAGATTGAGGAAAAGTCTGGACAGGACAACAAAGAATTAATAGCTTGATAATAAACACATGACCCCCCAGACCGCCGATAAGAATAGCAGGATCGCGACAATCAGCGCCACCGCCCGCAGACTATTGGAGTAAAATCTCCCAATGGGGGGAGGGCGAAGTCACATGATGCGGGCGTCAGCGGGTTGCCCAAACGGGTTCACCGCCTAGGGTATAGGGTTTCCGTGGGCTCGGTTAGCGCACGAAATTTCCGTGAGCCAAACAGTTGTGTGTGGATAGTGAGAGACGAAAGTCAACCTCGACGTCGACAACCCCTCAACGACACCCTCCCGTCCGTTACCTCTCCCCGTACGGTTCATTTTCAATCgccatatatatccaacatgGCTGACGCTGCTCCTCGTGGACGTGGAGGATTCGGTTCCCGCGGTGACCGTGGTGGTGAccgtggccgtggccgtggTCGTCGTGGTCGTCGCGGCGGCAagcaggaggagaaggaatggcAGCCCGTCACCAAGCTCGGTCGTCTCGTCAAGGCCGGCAAGATCACCAGCATGGAGCAGATCTACCTCCACTCTCTGCCCATCAAGGAGTACCAGATTGtggacttcttcctccccaagctcaaggatgaggTCATGAAGGTACGGAACGAACTTTATATCCGAAGGAAAAATGGGCCAGTGGAATTCGTGTGAAGCGCAGGTTTTCATAGTGGAGGAAGCGCAATTGGAATTTGATACACCATGGATGCGATTTAGATGGACAATAGGGAAATTGCAAGTGGCAGCCGCTGACgcttcatttttttttccctctacAGATCAAGCCCGTCCAGAAGCAGACCCGTGCCGGTCAGCGTACCCGTTTCAAGgccgtcgtcatcatcggtgACTCTGAGGGCCACATCGGTCTCGGTATCAAGACCTCCAAGGAAGTCGCTACCGCCATCCGTGCCGCTATCACCATTGCCAAGCTCGCCGTTCTCCCCGTCCGTCGTGGTTACTGGGGCAGCAACCTTGGTGAGCCTCACTCTCTGCCCGTTAAGCAGAGCGCCAAGTGTGGTTCCGTCTCCGTCAGAGTATGTCATGAAATGCGCGATTTCCGGAAGTGAAAGTAGCATGCTAACCTGGAATAGCTTATCCCCGCTCCCCGTGGTACCGGCCTTGTTGCCTCCCCCGCCGTTAAGCGTCTGCTCCAGCTTGCCGGTGTCCAGGATGCCTAcacctcctcttccggcTCCACCAAGACCCTCGAGAACACCCTCAAGGCCACCTTCCTTGCTGTCGTCAACACCTACGGCTTCCTTACTCCTAACCTCTGGAAGGAGACTAAGCTCATCCGCAGCCCTCTTGAGGAGTTCGGTGACGTCCTGCGCCAGGGCAAGAAGTACTAGATTATTAGTGCCGTGACGGGGAAATAAATTAGCATGAtcgtttttttttcttgaaCCATTTTCCTACGGGATTTCTACTTTTTTTGGCTGTAGGATCGGAAAAGCTGGAATGAACTTTTTATCTCACGCTCTGCTACGCTACTCACGGCCATGGATGTAATTACGGGAGGGACGACTTAAACAAAATAGCGTGAAGTGAATGAAAGCTTCCTTTTCGCCAGTCATGATATCCTGCGTAAATGAGCAGGAAGGAAGTTCCTTGCGTAGATGCTTTACTCCACAAATAGATAACTGAGATACGGCAGTCGACTGATTCTTCATCAAGGATTGATAAGTAGACCCTTGATGATCCATGTCATTTATTGAATTTCTCCTCAGTGGAGTCATGGCACTGGTCTAGATCAACGGTCGATGTTGATAAGTGGTCTAGTGGGAAAACTGCTCTTTAATATCTCTCATATAATGTTTATATAAGCAAGTATGACAATCTAGAACAAGCAAAGCAATGTGTACACAGAGCAAACGAGTAATGGATTAAATTGGTTGGGTGAGTGACGACATTTGTTAGGTGTATGGCATAGCTTATAAGAAGGGTAACTGCAACGAATGATATATATCCGCACTATCCACACATCCGTGCCAGCACCCaaagaacgaagaagaatgggaaaAATATAGAGCACTGGAAGACGAACTAGGAAAATCTGTCAATCTTGGTATTCTTTTCAcccttgtttcttttgttaaCCCCTTTCGTTTTTGGACAATACAGTCTAACAGTATTCGAAACTTCCGCGTCTAAACATAATATCAAGAACGTCGAACCGACAAAACTATCCGCGATAGTGCAAATCCACCGCACCTTAAGCCAACTATCGCTTGGCGAAATATCAGAAATATAAGAAATAGGTATCCCATAGAAAGCTTCCTTTGAACTGAGACTACTGTCATAATGTGATTGGTGATGTCGACAGCACGTGGCGCAATAATGGCTGCGATAAACATGACCACCAAAAGTACTATATtaagtagtagtaggtaTATACGGTACTAATTACCGGATTTTCTAGCCAACTCGAAGACATTCTCCTTGTCCTGGGATGGGCTTAGGTAAACATTCAAAGAACTGCCCGGATTCTGTTTGACGTCGGTGCCACAAAAGCGCCTCCAAGAATCATGAGACACGATGCCAttgttgaaatatatagGGGGATGCATATTATAGTTTGGTTACATATTATTGGTTCGGGTTATTATATGTATTATTTTGCGAAACTCTTGAAGAAAATTGTGTTTATTAGCATGAGGTATCGTACCCAGACCCGAAACGGGAATGTCGCCGACATTCGACAGCATTGCCAAGCTTCAACCTCACAACTtacttactactagtactactagtactacaGAGTACTATATGATGCTAGGGCTTATAATGGCAAAATAGTTAAGGGCAAGTCTAGCACGGACagagatttcatcaccgACGACAAAATCATACGGTGTCTCTTGCCTGCTCGGTCGGAATCGGTCCTCATGTCGCACTTTATAGTGTCCATATTTGGAATTCCAACTGAGAGGTCTCCTTCGGATTGGCTATTACAAAATAGTCAGAGCGAATCGTCTCATTCAGTCGAGCTGGATACGAACGAAAATTCTGTTTGTGAGGTCTGTTTTTTAGCAACGACTGGAGCTGGCCGTGTGCTCTCTGATTGGCGCACTGGCGAGCTACCAGCGTGGGTTCAATTTATCAGATCATCAGATAAGGAGCGGTTTTGTCCCCATGGCCCACCCTGTATGGACCCCAATCATTTAGCCCAACCAGCCAGAATTGTTCCC
This window of the Aspergillus oryzae RIB40 DNA, chromosome 8 genome carries:
- a CDS encoding 40S ribosomal protein uS5 (40S ribosomal protein S2/30S ribosomal protein S5); its protein translation is MADAAPRGRGGFGSRGDRGGDRGRGRGRRGRRGGKQEEKEWQPVTKLGRLVKAGKITSMEQIYLHSLPIKEYQIVDFFLPKLKDEVMKIKPVQKQTRAGQRTRFKAVVIIGDSEGHIGLGIKTSKEVATAIRAAITIAKLAVLPVRRGYWGSNLGEPHSLPVKQSAKCGSVSVRLIPAPRGTGLVASPAVKRLLQLAGVQDAYTSSSGSTKTLENTLKATFLAVVNTYGFLTPNLWKETKLIRSPLEEFGDVLRQGKKY
- a CDS encoding Mpv17/PMP22 family protein (peroxisomal membrane protein MPV17 and related proteins) translates to MFRWYQAKLAKQPILTASVTSAVLFGSGDVLAQQVVDRKGLEKHDFARTGRMALYGGAIFGPAATTWFGFLQRNVVLKNSKATIVARVAADQCLFTPTHLTCFLTSMAIMEGSDPIEKWRNSFLPSYKANLTIWPLVQGVNFSIVPLEYRVLVVNLVSLGWNCLLSMINSGDK
- a CDS encoding eukaryotic translation initiation factor 4E (translation initiation factor 4F, cap-binding subunit (eIF-4E) and related cap-binding proteins) codes for the protein MAAVAENGPVPVNDENTAPTVAAPEQKEETEKTNGDNITVFHDPENFNVKHPLMHEWTLWFTKPPSGKGDNWNDLLKEVVTFNSVEEFWGIYNNITPTSELGLKADYHLFKKGIRPEWEDPQNKHGGKWSYSFKDKRSVPIDDLWLHAQLAAIGETLENDGDSEVMGVVVNVRKGFYRVGLWTRTVGKSIPGDKSSRTPAQGKDVLESIGRRFKEVLRLNEADVVEFSGHTDSAHSGSTRAKAKYTV